The genome window GGCATGACCTGTCGTTCCCGAACAGACTTCTTCATAGCTTGGGTTTGTGGTTTTTCCTCCGGAGAATCCGGAAACGACTGTTTTTACACCTTTCAGATTTTCATAAACAGCTTCTACGCACCAGTAACAGCCGCCACCAAGAGTTATAGTTTCAAAATTAGATTGTGTCATTTTTTTAGTTTTAGTATTGTTTTGGGAAAATAATATTCCGGTAAATAATAAACAGAGTAAAATTAATGTTTTCGTTTTCATCATAATCGGGTTTTGGTTTTTATTTAGCATCTGGTGTAAAATCAAGTGCAATGGAATTCATGCAGTATCTTTTGCCGGTTGGAGCCGGCCCGTCATCAAATAAATGGCCAAGATGTCCGCCGCATCTGCCACAGAGGGCTTCTATTCTTTCCATGCCGATAGAATTATCTTCTCTAAATACAATGCTTTTTTTGTTTTCCTGTTCAAAAAAACTTGGCCATCCGCAGCTGCTCGAAAATTTTGCTCCAGATCGAAAAAGTGTATTACCGCAGGCTGCGCAGTAATAAGTTCCTTTTACATCGGTATTCCAATATTTGCCTGTAAAAGGTCTTTCAGTATCTGCTTTGCGGGAAACTAAATAAACGTCTTCTGGCAGAATTTTTTTCCATTCGGCATCTGTTAAATTCAGTTTTGTAGTATCGGTATGCGAATAATAGGGGTTTTTAGCTCTGCTTGAATTGGTTTCAACGGATGTCATTTCCGAATTTTTCACTTCTTTATTCTGTCCGCAAGCTTCAAAAATAAATAGGGGAAGAAACAGTAAAATGCAAAAAAAAGATTTTGTTTTCATAACGGCGATTTTTTATATATCAAATGTAATGGAAGAGTGGCAATAGAAATGTCGGTTATCTTACAATTTGATTCTATTTATATAATTTTTAACTATTTTGATATACGTTAAAAATGGTTTTTTGGTTTTAAAAGAGTAGTTACCGGATATAGTACAGAAAAAAAAGGGATATGAAATATGCAGAAAATTAACACTTAGATTTTTGTTTTGAAGAAGCTAATGACCATGACGATAATAATTTCTGCAAAACACAAAAGAATCTTTAGGCCTTTATAAAGGTATCTTTTTTGTACTTTTGTTCCATCAATACAGAATATGGAAGAAGAAAAAGTAATATTAGTAAATGAATTGGATGAGCAGATTGGCTTAATGCCAAAATTGGAAGCGCATGAAAAAGCTATTCTGCACCGTGCTTTTTCAGTTTTTATTTTAAATAATAAAAATGAAATCATGCTGCAGCAAAGAGCTCATCAAAAGTATCATTCTCCTTTGTTGTGGACCAATACTTGCTGCAGTCATCAGCGGGAAGGTGAAACCAATATTCAGGCCGGTAACCGCAGATTGTATGAGGAAATGGGTTTTAATACCGAATTGAAAGAGCTTTTTCATTTTATCTATAAAGCACCTTTTGATAATGGCTTGACAGAACATGAACTCGATCATGTAATGATTGGTTATTATGACGGCGAACCTATGATAAATACTGAAGAAGTAGAAGACTGGAAATGGATGAAAATTGAGGATATACAAAGTGATATGCTTTTAAATCCAGAAGTTTATACAGTTTGGTTCAAAATCATTTTTGAAGAATTCTATCATTTTTTAGAAGACCATGCGTTAGAAAACAGGAACTAATCTATTTTGTCGAAATTAAATTCTTAAACCTACATGAGAGTAACCATATCCAGAAAAGCCCATTTTAATGCTGCTCATCGTCTGTATCGAAAAGATTGGACTTTTGAACAAAACGATGCTGTTTTTGGCAAATGCAATAATCCTAATTTTCACGGACACAACTACGAATTAATAGTGAGTGTTACCGGAGAGATTGATCAGGAAACGGGTTATGTCATGGATGTGAAATTCCTGACGGATATTATTAAGGAAGAAGTCGAGAATCAAATGGATCATAAAAATCTGAATCTGGACGTGCCCGAATTTCAAGATTTGAATCCTACTGCTGAAAATATAGTAGTAGTGATTTGGAATAAAATACGAAAAAAAGTAAAGCCGGAACTTGATTTGGAAGTGGTTCTTTATGAAACGCCCCGTAATTTTGTAACTTATAAAGGAGAATAATGGGACTGAAAGCAGGGGATAAAATTCCAAATTTCACAGCAAAAGACACGGATGGGAACTATTTTGATAGTTTTGACTTAATTGGCAAAAAGCCTTTGGTTATCTATTTTTATCCAAAAGACAATACGCCGGGCTGTACAGCTCAAGCCTGCAGTTTTAGAGATCAATATGAAGATTTCAAAGATCTTGGCGCTGAGGTAATAGGAATCAGCGGTGACAGTGTGGCTTCACATCAAAAATTCAGCAGTCAGTTCAAACTGCCTTTTATTCTTTTGTCAGATGCTGACAAGAAAATTAGAACCCTTTTTGGAGTGCCTTCTAATTTGTTTGGTTTAATACCTGGCAGAGTTACTTATGTTGCTGATAAAACTGGTACAATAATTATGGTTTTTGATAGCATGAAAGCAAAAGATCATATCCCAAAAGCACTTGATGCAATCAAAGAAATACAATTATAAAAGGACAAAATAATATTACCTTTTGAAAGTAAAAGTATAGAAATTTGTAAATAAAAAAATATGAGTTCAAAAATTTATCCATTACAGTTTGATGCAATTCTTAAAGAAAGAATCTGGGGAGGCGAAAAATTAAAAACTATTCTGAATAAGCCAATTACATCTAGTATTACTGGAGAAAGCTGGGAACTGTCTACAGTGGAAGGTGATATTAGTGTTGTTGCAAATGGTGATTATAAAGGAAAATCATTGACCGAATTAATCAATGAATATCCAAATGAAATTCTGGGAACTGCTGTTCATGAAAGATTTGGAAAACAATTTCCATTACTTTTCAAATATTTGGATGCCCGCGAAGATCTTTCTATTCAGGTGCATCCTAATGATGAATTAGCAAAAAAACGTCACAATTCTTTTGGTAAAACAGAAATGTGGTACGTTATGCAGGCTGATACCGATGCCAGAATCATTGTTGGATTTAAGAATGATTCCAGCGCCAAGGAATATATGGATCATCTCAATGATAAAACACTGATTGATATATTAGATACTGTAAAAGCAAAACCAGGAGATGTTTTTTTCTTAGAAACAGGGACGGTTCACGCTATTGGAGCAGGGCTGGTCATAGCCGAAATACAGCAGACCTCGGATATCACTTATCGTTTATATGATTTTGACAGGAAAGATGCTCAGGGAAATACCCGAGAACTTCACGTTGATTTGGCTTTGGACGCTATTAATTATAAAAAAGTCGATACTTATAAAGAATATGCCAAAGAAGTAAATATATCGAATACAGTAGTTGACTGCCCTTACTTTACAACTAATTTTATTCCGCTGGAAAATGAAAAGAATGTAGTTAATTCTGGGGCTTCTTTTGTTGTATATATGTGCGCAGAAGGTTCGTTTGAAATTGATTATGAAGGTGTGGCATATCAATATAAAAAAGGAGACACAATTCTTATTCCAGCAGTGATGAAGGATTATAATTTGAAGGGAAAAGCTTCAATTTTAGAAATTTATATTTCATAGTTCGTAATAGAAAGATTATGTGTACTTTTGCAGACGCAAATTAAATAAAAAATAAAATGGCAAACGTTAAGAATTTAAAGAAAGACATCAACTACGTTTTAGGTGATATTATTGAGGCAGTTTACTTGTTCGAAATTTCTACAACAGGAAAACCAACAGATGAAACGAATGCATTGATTGACGAGGCTATTGTTGCTTTTGACAGTTTAATCACTAAAGTGAATGCTAAAAATGTTGAAAACAAAAAAGCACACTTCAAACAAATAAATGTAGAATTGGAACAAACTGCTAATCAATTGATTGCTAAAATCAACGAATTGTAGTAAAAAAAAGGGCAAAAAAGTTTGATTTTTTTTTGGAAAAACGAAATTCAAGCTTATCTTTGCACCCGTAATGAGGCCGATGTAGCTCAGCTGGCTAGAGCAGCTGATTTGTAATCAGCAGGTCGTGGGTTCGAGTCCCTCTATCGGCTCAAAAAACCATCTAGTTAAAAATAGATGGTTTTTTATTTAAATTTTTGCATTACAAAAAAAACATATTGAATAGGCCGATGTAGCTCAGCTGGCTAGAGCAGCTGATTTGTAATCAGCAGGTCGTGGGTTCGAGTCCCTCTATCGGCTCTTAATAAAAACCATCTAACTTCTGTTAGGTGGTTTTTTGTTTTTGACTAATGGATCAGTTTTAAATCAAAAGATTGGATAATCTGAAGATAAAAAGGGGATCAGGTGCAAAAGTTGGGGATTAGGCAAAAATATTAGATAATCTGAATAGAAAGAAATCTATCTTTCTTACACCTCTAAACTGACTTCTAAATGCTTTTATTTTAGCATTAAAAGATTCTGCAGAAGCATTGGTACTCCTGTTATCAAAGTAGTTTAAAATTGACTGATAATTAAGAGTTACCGTATTGAGTAATATATTAAAGTTTTTAAATCCTGATTCTTCTACATTCCTGTACCAATGTGCTAGTTTTGTCATCGCAACGTGCTTGTCGTTGTTGTTATTGTAAACACCTCGAAGTTGTTGACTCAAACCGTAAGCTTTCTTTATATCTGGATATAACTCAAATAACAATTGCGCTCTCTCATTTTGGTGCTCAGTCCATTTTTCGCGAGATTTATAAAGTACATATCTGCTTCTTGCCAAAAGCTGTTTTAAGGAATCTCCATTAGGCAAGAGCTCCTGTATAAATGTTTTATTCTCTTTTTTGGCTTGCATTATCAATTGATTCTCAAGATCCATAGCTTCCCAGCGATGTTTGATTCTGATTTCTTGCATGGCTTCTAATGCTAATTTTTGAACATGGAATCTGTCAGTGACCTGTATTGCTTTTGGGAAGCATTTTTTGGAGATCAGTTTCATAGAATTAGCCATGTCCAGTGTTATCTCTTGAACACCACTTCTTTTTTTATAATCAATCTTACTAATGTGTTCTATGACTTTATCTGCCTTTGTTCCAGCAATAATAGCCACTAAGCGACCTTGTTTGCCTTTGAACTTCTTGTTGGTTACAATGGTGTAAAGCTCTCCTTGAGACAAAGCTACTTCATCAATCGATAAGTGTGTACCTATGTTTTCAGGGTAAAGAATCCATTGATGGGCATGTTCTCGTGGAGCCCAAGTATTAAAGGAGCTCAGGTGTTTTTTATACTGTCTTTGAAGTTTTTTTCCGTTGACCCCGAAAAACCTTCCGATGGTATGGCAGTCGGTGGCGCTGTTATCTATTGATTTCTTTTAAAAAAGCCGCAAACTCTTGAGTCATGCGGGTTCCTTTAGCAACTAAGGTCCAATCTCTTTTAAGGATTTCTCCATTGGTTTTATTAGTCCAACGACGTCTTTTGATATGTAAATACACAAACTTACCTCGTAGAGGGAAATCCTGAATGGTAATTTCATCCACAAATCCCTTTGATGCTAATTCAAGTGTATCAAACTCTTTAGGAGCTTTAGCTTTTTCTTCAAAGTATAGGTGCAATATCTCCTGAGTTTCATTAGCAGAAACCACCTCAAAGTGGTCAACTAAAAAATCAGGCAGCATAAATTTCAAAAGATCTATAAAAGTCATTACAAATTGTTAGAGTGACAAATTTCTAATTTTTTTTCGACATTTCCTCCCCAGACTTTGTTCTTGATCCTTTAAAAGGATTTCAATTAGTTAGCTTTTTGAGGTTCTAGTTTATGATGTAAATAATCAGAATAGTATCCTGATAATATTAAGGCGATAACTGTTGTTAATCCAAAAAAAGGATTAATGTTGATCAGTGAATCTTCGGAGTTGACTACTACAAATGAACCATAGCCTAGGTATCCATATATTGATGATAAAAGAGCAAACATTGAGGCTAAGATTGATACTCCTCTTATTCTAAAGCGAAATGTAGCCCACAATAGTATTATAATGAATAGGTATTGATCACTTGAATGGTCAAAAGCAATTAGTACACAGACTAATATTGTTGCTAATCCTAATGATATTGCTTCTAAAAGTGATGTCGAAATAATTTTTATGTGATGACGATAGAACCAGGATATTAAAAATGGGGTTATGAGTATTGTGCCGATTAAATCACCTTTCCATAGAGTTGTCCAATTGGAAATGAAATGGTTTGGGGTACTCAATTCCCAAAACGAAATAGCTGAAACACATAATAAAGAACAGATGCCGCAATATAAAATACTGACTCCTAAAAAGGCTATAACTGAAAATCCTGTTTTTAAAGGATATTCGCCTTTGTTGATTAAATTAATTAAGTAAGCACTAATAGCTACTCCAATTACTACTCCTGTCGCTACAGATGCTGATGAGAGTATAATTTCGAGTAATGATTTGTCCAGCATTTTGCAGACATCCCAGAATGAAAATATATTCGCAACAAATGACCCTGCCCAGACTCCAGCTATAGCTTTGCGTCCTATAATTAATACAGCAGCAAGCGCAAATCCAACATCTGGGAAAATTGGCGATAAATTGTCTGGGGAAACAGTTATTCTAAAACTCAAAAAGGCAAGTACATTGAAAACAAATGCTACCAAAATAATTTTAAAAAACTGAGATTTTAAAAAAAATGGAGTGTAATAATCGTTTATATCTAACTTGTACATAATGAGCTGTTTTTGTTGTTGTTCTTGTGCGAAAAGAATAAGGATTTGTCTAACAAATTTAGTATTTAAATTTTAATTGTTAATTTTTTTGAAATTTAATTTTGTGGCAGATAAGTATTTTTTTTATCATTAGTTTGTAATTTTTTTTTGACCAAATAGGAATAAATGGGCAAAAAAAGAGGCTGTTCAAAATCATGACAGCCTTTGTGAAATCTTTTAAAATATTTTTACATCGTAAAAGGAAATACTATTCCGTTTTGTGTGTAGGTTGCATTCTTGTCACAGTCACCATTGCCGTAGTCGATTGTACCGTTTAAAAGAAGACTTTCTACTTTAAGCTTTCCTTTTGATATATAATCACAATTGTAATTTTTAACTAATGATTCTAAAACAGTCAAAGTAATTTTTGCTCCATTCTGTTTGGTGACAGAATGCGTTCCTTCTATCATTTCATAGGTATTGTCATCTAAAACAGCAGTTGAAACACCTGCTGTTTGTTTTATAGTATGAGTGCCGGAATTTAAATATACTTCTCCCTTCGTATCGGTAAATATTCCCCCTGTAATGGTTCTTGTCCATTGCGGGGTGTTTGGACTTACAGTTGTATTTTTGTATTCAATTTTTCCTTCGGCTTTGTTTCCGTTTACATAGTAGTCTACTCTTTCAATTGTCATAGTACTTCCAGTCTGAGTAATGTAATTTGAAAAAGTTACTTTTAATTTTCCTTTTCTTGTAATGCCGTTTGTTGTACATCCAGTTCCAAAATCAACATAAAATGTTTTAGGAAAAGTGGTTGTTACTGGATCCATAGTTACAGCAGCACATGAAGCAGTTAAGGATTTACCAGTTTGTTTTGTTGTTAATTTATCAAATGATATTTGATTTCCTGTTTTAATATCTAGTTCATTAACTAAATCAATAGAAGCAGA of Flavobacterium marginilacus contains these proteins:
- a CDS encoding ISAon1 family transposase N-terminal region protein, encoding MTFIDLLKFMLPDFLVDHFEVVSANETQEILHLYFEEKAKAPKEFDTLELASKGFVDEITIQDFPLRGKFVYLHIKRRRWTNKTNGEILKRDWTLVAKGTRMTQEFAAFLKEINR
- a CDS encoding type I phosphomannose isomerase catalytic subunit, which translates into the protein MSSKIYPLQFDAILKERIWGGEKLKTILNKPITSSITGESWELSTVEGDISVVANGDYKGKSLTELINEYPNEILGTAVHERFGKQFPLLFKYLDAREDLSIQVHPNDELAKKRHNSFGKTEMWYVMQADTDARIIVGFKNDSSAKEYMDHLNDKTLIDILDTVKAKPGDVFFLETGTVHAIGAGLVIAEIQQTSDITYRLYDFDRKDAQGNTRELHVDLALDAINYKKVDTYKEYAKEVNISNTVVDCPYFTTNFIPLENEKNVVNSGASFVVYMCAEGSFEIDYEGVAYQYKKGDTILIPAVMKDYNLKGKASILEIYIS
- the idi gene encoding isopentenyl-diphosphate Delta-isomerase, which codes for MEEEKVILVNELDEQIGLMPKLEAHEKAILHRAFSVFILNNKNEIMLQQRAHQKYHSPLLWTNTCCSHQREGETNIQAGNRRLYEEMGFNTELKELFHFIYKAPFDNGLTEHELDHVMIGYYDGEPMINTEEVEDWKWMKIEDIQSDMLLNPEVYTVWFKIIFEEFYHFLEDHALENRN
- a CDS encoding 6-pyruvoyl trahydropterin synthase family protein, producing the protein MRVTISRKAHFNAAHRLYRKDWTFEQNDAVFGKCNNPNFHGHNYELIVSVTGEIDQETGYVMDVKFLTDIIKEEVENQMDHKNLNLDVPEFQDLNPTAENIVVVIWNKIRKKVKPELDLEVVLYETPRNFVTYKGE
- a CDS encoding peroxiredoxin, with translation MGLKAGDKIPNFTAKDTDGNYFDSFDLIGKKPLVIYFYPKDNTPGCTAQACSFRDQYEDFKDLGAEVIGISGDSVASHQKFSSQFKLPFILLSDADKKIRTLFGVPSNLFGLIPGRVTYVADKTGTIIMVFDSMKAKDHIPKALDAIKEIQL
- a CDS encoding ISAon1 family transposase, whose product is MDNSATDCHTIGRFFGVNGKKLQRQYKKHLSSFNTWAPREHAHQWILYPENIGTHLSIDEVALSQGELYTIVTNKKFKGKQGRLVAIIAGTKADKVIEHISKIDYKKRSGVQEITLDMANSMKLISKKCFPKAIQVTDRFHVQKLALEAMQEIRIKHRWEAMDLENQLIMQAKKENKTFIQELLPNGDSLKQLLARSRYVLYKSREKWTEHQNERAQLLFELYPDIKKAYGLSQQLRGVYNNNNDKHVAMTKLAHWYRNVEESGFKNFNILLNTVTLNYQSILNYFDNRSTNASAESFNAKIKAFRSQFRGVRKIDFFLFRLSNIFA
- the msrB gene encoding peptide-methionine (R)-S-oxide reductase MsrB, which gives rise to MKTKSFFCILLFLPLFIFEACGQNKEVKNSEMTSVETNSSRAKNPYYSHTDTTKLNLTDAEWKKILPEDVYLVSRKADTERPFTGKYWNTDVKGTYYCAACGNTLFRSGAKFSSSCGWPSFFEQENKKSIVFREDNSIGMERIEALCGRCGGHLGHLFDDGPAPTGKRYCMNSIALDFTPDAK
- a CDS encoding MASE1 domain-containing protein, whose amino-acid sequence is MYKLDINDYYTPFFLKSQFFKIILVAFVFNVLAFLSFRITVSPDNLSPIFPDVGFALAAVLIIGRKAIAGVWAGSFVANIFSFWDVCKMLDKSLLEIILSSASVATGVVIGVAISAYLINLINKGEYPLKTGFSVIAFLGVSILYCGICSLLCVSAISFWELSTPNHFISNWTTLWKGDLIGTILITPFLISWFYRHHIKIISTSLLEAISLGLATILVCVLIAFDHSSDQYLFIIILLWATFRFRIRGVSILASMFALLSSIYGYLGYGSFVVVNSEDSLININPFFGLTTVIALILSGYYSDYLHHKLEPQKAN